The Leptospira sp. WS39.C2 genome contains a region encoding:
- a CDS encoding methyl-accepting chemotaxis protein produces MQSRLKIYFLLSFLVFGVLCSLGTFLSIHFMRNFEEQFVSQIIFTLVIITPVSVGIGFLFGNWITSTFNKLEQAFKEVGLGNLGIQIEFSKNDIFKDFYHSFHRMILAQSELIQHIKSSASTLSNESLEMKKITSEFALNLQSQSAATEEVSASIEEISGVATSISNIANENKDSMTDLKDKVESLSSAIDETAETVNQTLSSIQVIVEKAESGKTSLKLMNDAMENLTSSSTEISKTVEIINKISEQVNMLALNASIEAARAGDAGRGFAVVADEVSKLAERTASAVKSIDHLIKKNQRDVELGRERIESTTSEIQSIIGTIDLISTHIEDVRSAIVSQKNVEGLLFNLAQFVKERSDEIKNAVNEHKTATNEVMVSVSSISEISFKNSEQSEFLADNLNEFSNATEKLISMVNLFKTNVSLSSHSDFVRDSKTHRIEYSSEIGDIYYVPNHHLIEVVWKPNYSDEGYKTILLKALEVIEKWKISKWLADTRQIGLVSKLGQEWVNVEWFPKASNSTLRKMAVVLPESALSAISIEDTTLKTGLVEMKSVPNMESAWKWLTSSKI; encoded by the coding sequence ATGCAATCAAGACTCAAAATTTACTTCCTCCTTAGTTTTTTAGTTTTCGGAGTATTATGTTCCCTCGGAACGTTCTTATCGATCCATTTTATGCGGAATTTCGAGGAACAATTTGTATCTCAAATCATTTTTACATTGGTGATTATCACTCCTGTAAGTGTTGGAATCGGTTTTTTATTTGGGAATTGGATCACATCCACTTTCAATAAATTAGAACAAGCTTTTAAGGAAGTTGGTCTTGGAAATTTAGGTATTCAAATCGAGTTTTCTAAAAATGATATCTTTAAAGATTTTTATCATAGTTTCCATAGGATGATCTTAGCCCAAAGTGAGTTGATCCAACATATTAAATCATCTGCATCCACATTATCCAATGAATCTTTGGAAATGAAAAAAATCACAAGTGAATTTGCTCTTAATTTACAATCTCAGTCTGCTGCGACAGAGGAAGTATCAGCCTCCATTGAAGAAATTTCCGGAGTTGCCACTTCCATTTCTAATATTGCAAATGAAAATAAAGACAGTATGACGGATTTAAAAGATAAAGTAGAATCTTTGTCTTCTGCTATTGATGAAACAGCAGAAACCGTGAATCAAACATTGTCTTCTATACAAGTGATTGTAGAAAAAGCTGAATCTGGAAAAACATCTTTGAAGTTGATGAATGATGCGATGGAAAATCTTACTTCTAGTTCCACAGAGATTTCAAAGACTGTTGAAATCATCAATAAAATTAGTGAACAAGTGAATATGTTAGCATTAAATGCTTCGATTGAGGCAGCTAGGGCAGGAGATGCAGGAAGAGGTTTTGCTGTAGTTGCAGATGAAGTTTCAAAATTAGCGGAAAGGACTGCTAGTGCGGTAAAAAGTATTGATCATTTGATCAAAAAAAACCAAAGAGATGTTGAATTGGGTCGCGAAAGAATCGAATCCACAACATCTGAAATCCAATCGATTATTGGTACCATTGATTTAATTTCTACTCATATAGAAGACGTAAGAAGTGCAATTGTTTCCCAAAAGAATGTAGAAGGTTTGCTTTTTAACTTAGCTCAATTTGTAAAAGAAAGATCTGATGAAATTAAAAATGCAGTGAATGAACATAAAACAGCAACTAATGAAGTTATGGTATCTGTATCTTCCATTAGCGAAATATCTTTTAAAAATTCAGAACAAAGTGAATTTTTAGCAGATAATCTAAATGAATTTAGTAATGCGACAGAAAAATTAATTTCGATGGTCAATCTTTTCAAAACGAATGTATCTTTATCCTCTCATAGTGATTTTGTTAGAGATTCCAAAACACATCGAATTGAATATTCATCCGAAATAGGAGATATTTACTATGTGCCAAATCATCATTTGATTGAAGTTGTTTGGAAACCGAATTATTCAGATGAGGGATATAAAACGATTCTATTAAAAGCTTTGGAGGTCATTGAAAAATGGAAAATATCCAAGTGGCTTGCAGATACAAGGCAAATTGGATTGGTTTCAAAATTAGGACAAGAATGGGTCAATGTTGAATGGTTTCCTAAAGCAAGTAACTCAACACTTAGAAAAATGGCAGTTGTATTACCTGAATCAGCTTTATCTGCTATTTCGATTGAAGATACCACTTTGAAAACGGGACTTGTTGAAATGAAGTCTGTTCCCAATATGGAGTCAGCATGGAAATGGTTAACATCATCTAAAATATAA
- a CDS encoding MBL fold metallo-hydrolase — protein sequence MAQFNIGLHFSILVCFIFGCQVTSHKYKSLPLEPLQNHEMLLQKPQNFVDFQVIKVADWEAPLSGLLDLSDPQTKLAKLENKQEAISIYFYTIKHPKFGTYLIDSGIGESFTKGKENSLVSPLVESQMNFEKLKIYETTKKYLEKNKIQVKGIFYTHLHLDHVLGALEIDPSVPFYVGPNEVTGKQFINLFVQGSTNRMLGVNPELFQIDINSNKQTINIIDFFGDQSFYILVVPGHTPGSLAFLIPSKDGGHLVLGDTCHTRFGWIHQVIPGSFTSDPETNRKSLSALKSISASYKPKYIYPGHQERILSTGP from the coding sequence ATGGCTCAATTTAATATCGGTTTGCATTTCAGTATTTTGGTTTGTTTTATTTTTGGATGCCAAGTCACATCTCACAAATATAAATCATTACCATTAGAACCGCTACAAAACCATGAAATGCTTTTACAAAAACCACAAAACTTCGTAGACTTCCAAGTGATCAAAGTTGCTGATTGGGAAGCTCCACTCTCAGGTTTACTCGATTTGAGTGACCCACAAACAAAACTTGCCAAATTAGAAAACAAACAAGAAGCAATATCCATTTACTTTTATACCATAAAACATCCTAAATTTGGAACTTATTTGATTGATTCTGGGATCGGTGAGAGTTTTACTAAGGGTAAAGAGAATTCACTTGTGAGTCCATTAGTTGAATCACAAATGAATTTTGAAAAATTAAAAATATATGAGACTACAAAAAAATATTTGGAAAAAAATAAAATCCAAGTAAAGGGAATTTTTTATACACATCTGCACCTTGATCATGTTTTGGGTGCTCTTGAAATTGATCCTTCCGTGCCATTTTATGTAGGGCCAAATGAAGTGACTGGAAAACAATTCATCAATTTATTTGTGCAAGGTTCAACCAATCGAATGTTAGGTGTAAATCCAGAATTATTCCAAATAGATATAAATTCTAATAAACAAACTATAAACATTATCGATTTTTTTGGTGATCAAAGTTTTTATATTCTCGTAGTTCCTGGTCATACTCCAGGTAGTCTGGCATTTTTAATCCCTTCGAAAGATGGTGGTCATTTAGTACTTGGAGATACTTGTCACACAAGATTTGGATGGATCCACCAAGTGATCCCCGGTTCTTTCACTTCAGACCCGGAAACAAATCGAAAAAGTTTAAGTGCATTGAAATCGATCTCCGCAAGTTACAAGCCAAAATACATCTACCCAGGCCACCAAGAACGAATCCTTTCCACTGGACCTTAA